Proteins from a genomic interval of Bradyrhizobium sp. CCGB01:
- the pstS gene encoding phosphate ABC transporter substrate-binding protein PstS: MKKQIALPIIFTALLAATQSLAAEIKGAGSTFVSPVMAKWIDAYKVKTGNVVSYQAVGSSIGVGLIKKEAVDFGASDMPLDPKELDRLGMMQFPIVIGGVVPVVNIDGIRPGQIRFTGPILADIYLGKLKSWNDPAIRAVNPDVKLPNAPITVVHRIDGSGTTFNWSNYLSKVSPQWKTSVGEGTSVEWPLGLGGKGNDGVASLVSLVPGSIGYLEYTYALQRLDRISFGIVQNSAGNFVVPDAASFQAAASSADWKAEKDFHLVLTNAPGEDAYPITATTFVLMPKAPKSPERSAAAIDFVRWSLENGKPQAETLNYVPLPPALVDQIEGYWQQSVGATSTVSASANVKR; the protein is encoded by the coding sequence ATGAAAAAACAGATTGCACTACCAATCATTTTCACCGCCCTGCTCGCCGCCACACAGAGCCTGGCAGCCGAGATCAAGGGAGCCGGCTCAACCTTCGTTTCGCCCGTGATGGCGAAATGGATCGACGCATACAAGGTCAAGACCGGAAACGTTGTCAGCTATCAGGCAGTCGGGTCGAGCATCGGCGTCGGCCTGATCAAGAAGGAGGCCGTCGACTTCGGCGCAAGCGACATGCCACTTGATCCCAAAGAGCTCGACAGGCTCGGCATGATGCAATTCCCGATCGTGATCGGCGGCGTCGTACCGGTGGTCAACATCGACGGCATCAGGCCCGGCCAGATTCGCTTTACCGGGCCGATACTCGCCGACATCTATCTCGGCAAGCTGAAATCCTGGAACGATCCGGCCATTCGCGCGGTCAACCCCGACGTGAAATTGCCGAACGCGCCGATCACGGTGGTTCATCGCATCGACGGGTCGGGGACGACGTTCAACTGGTCGAACTACCTCTCGAAGGTCAGCCCGCAGTGGAAGACCAGCGTGGGCGAAGGCACCTCGGTCGAGTGGCCGCTTGGCCTCGGTGGCAAGGGTAATGACGGCGTCGCCTCCCTCGTCAGCCTCGTTCCCGGCTCGATCGGCTATCTCGAATACACTTACGCGCTGCAACGACTCGACCGGATTTCCTTCGGCATCGTGCAGAACAGCGCCGGCAATTTCGTCGTCCCTGACGCCGCATCGTTCCAGGCGGCGGCCTCGAGCGCGGACTGGAAGGCGGAGAAGGACTTCCATCTGGTGCTCACCAATGCCCCCGGCGAGGACGCCTACCCGATCACCGCCACGACGTTCGTGCTGATGCCGAAGGCGCCGAAATCCCCGGAACGGTCGGCTGCGGCCATCGACTTCGTCCGCTGGTCGCTGGAAAACGGAAAGCCGCAGGCCGAGACGCTCAACTACGTGCCGTTGCCACCCGCCCTGGTCGACCAGATCGAGGGCTACTGGCAGCAGAGCGTCGGGGCAACCTCCACGGTCTCGGCATCGGCCAACGTCAAGCGCTGA